One genomic segment of Kocuria rhizophila DC2201 includes these proteins:
- a CDS encoding HRDC domain-containing protein, translating to MVPGFEHLAIPATVHLNGPAEGLPRVVDTARGLSRAAEQLAAAHGPVAVDTERASGFRYGQRAFLVQLRREGAGTVLIDPEAVGSLAEVDEALRGVEWVLHAATQDMPCLAELDMHPDELFDTELGGRLLGLRKVGLASMTEELLGFTLSKEHSAVDWSQRPLPVDWLNYAALDVEVLVQLRWATEERLARAGKLDWALEEFEHVRTAPPPAPRQDPWRRTHGLGNVRGRRKLTAVRNLWLARESLAEHKDLAPTRLLPDSAIIAAANAMPRTVPQLMSTPGFHGRLASREAPRWLAAVQEARLTEEPVPATIPSTALPPVKGWETKRPEASARLKVLKPAVAALAEELELPTENLLTPEHLRRFCWQPPRSTSDDAVAERLRELGARSWQVERVAPVIGAEWRALRARRRADKAGEPQD from the coding sequence GTGGTGCCCGGTTTCGAGCACCTCGCGATCCCCGCGACCGTGCACCTCAACGGCCCGGCCGAGGGACTGCCCCGCGTGGTGGACACCGCCCGGGGGCTCAGCCGTGCCGCCGAGCAGCTCGCGGCGGCCCACGGGCCCGTGGCCGTGGACACCGAGCGCGCCTCGGGCTTCCGCTACGGCCAGCGCGCCTTCCTGGTACAGCTGCGGCGCGAGGGTGCCGGGACCGTGCTGATCGACCCGGAGGCCGTGGGCTCCCTGGCCGAGGTGGACGAGGCCCTGCGCGGTGTGGAGTGGGTGCTGCACGCGGCCACGCAGGACATGCCGTGCCTCGCGGAGCTCGACATGCACCCCGACGAGCTGTTCGACACCGAGCTGGGCGGACGGCTGCTGGGGCTGCGCAAGGTGGGGCTCGCGTCCATGACCGAGGAGCTGCTGGGGTTCACGCTGTCCAAGGAGCACTCCGCCGTGGACTGGTCCCAGCGGCCCCTGCCAGTGGACTGGCTCAACTACGCCGCGCTGGACGTGGAGGTGCTCGTGCAGCTGCGCTGGGCCACGGAGGAGCGCCTCGCGCGGGCCGGCAAGCTGGACTGGGCGCTCGAGGAGTTCGAGCACGTGCGCACCGCGCCCCCGCCCGCGCCCCGGCAGGACCCGTGGCGGCGCACGCACGGGCTCGGCAACGTGCGCGGTCGGCGCAAGCTCACCGCGGTGCGCAACCTGTGGCTCGCGCGGGAGTCCCTCGCCGAGCACAAGGACCTCGCCCCCACGCGCCTGCTGCCGGACTCCGCGATCATCGCCGCGGCCAACGCGATGCCACGCACCGTGCCCCAGCTCATGTCCACCCCCGGCTTCCACGGCCGGCTCGCCTCCCGCGAGGCTCCGCGCTGGCTCGCCGCCGTGCAGGAGGCCCGCCTCACGGAGGAGCCCGTGCCCGCCACGATCCCCTCCACGGCGCTGCCCCCGGTCAAGGGCTGGGAGACCAAGCGCCCTGAGGCCTCCGCCCGGCTCAAGGTGCTGAAACCGGCGGTCGCGGCCCTCGCGGAGGAGCTGGAGCTGCCCACGGAGAACCTGCTCACACCCGAGCACCTGCGCCGCTTCTGCTGGCAGCCCCCGCGCTCCACGTCCGACGACGCCGTGGCCGAGCGGCTGCGCGAGCTCGGGGCCCGCTCGTGGCAGGTGGAGCGGGTCGCCCCCGTGATCGGTGCCGAGTGGCGGGCCCTGCGCGCCCGCCGCC